In the Aneurinibacillus soli genome, one interval contains:
- the rsgA gene encoding ribosome small subunit-dependent GTPase A, translated as MPKGRIVKALAGYYYVQDGDAYWQCRARGVFRKRGITPLVGDEVMYEVSGSEGTVTEVLPRTSELVRPPIANIDRAILVFSLAEPAFNPQLLDKFLVHTEAAGVEAVICLTKADLLDDGDKLAEIRRSCEQMGYPVVVTSSKGQSGLAEIRAHLAGNLSVFAGQSGVGKSSLLNALFSELQLETAPISHKLGRGKHTTRHVELIYLPEGGWVADTPGFSSLDFHSVRDITELGLYFREMRERLGECKFRGCLHVNEPGCAVRQAVDGGDIQSSRYEHYLQFLQEIKERKPRY; from the coding sequence ATGCCGAAAGGCCGTATCGTAAAAGCACTTGCCGGCTATTATTACGTGCAGGATGGCGATGCCTACTGGCAGTGCCGGGCACGGGGCGTATTCCGCAAGCGGGGGATAACTCCTCTTGTCGGAGATGAAGTGATGTATGAAGTAAGCGGGTCAGAGGGCACGGTTACGGAGGTGCTACCGCGCACAAGTGAGCTAGTTCGTCCACCGATTGCTAATATCGACCGGGCGATTCTTGTTTTCTCACTGGCGGAGCCTGCTTTCAATCCGCAGCTTCTTGATAAGTTTCTCGTTCATACAGAAGCAGCCGGGGTAGAGGCGGTCATATGTCTAACTAAGGCGGACTTATTAGACGATGGTGATAAGCTTGCGGAGATTCGTCGTAGCTGTGAGCAGATGGGCTATCCGGTCGTGGTGACAAGTTCCAAAGGACAGAGTGGGCTTGCGGAGATTCGCGCCCATTTAGCTGGCAATCTGTCCGTATTTGCCGGACAGTCCGGTGTTGGCAAGTCGTCGCTTCTCAATGCATTGTTCAGTGAACTTCAACTCGAAACCGCCCCGATCAGTCACAAGCTGGGCCGGGGTAAGCATACTACGCGTCATGTGGAGCTCATCTATCTGCCAGAAGGCGGCTGGGTCGCGGATACGCCGGGCTTTAGCTCGCTTGATTTCCATTCGGTTAGAGACATAACTGAGCTTGGACTGTATTTCAGAGAAATGCGGGAGCGGCTCGGGGAATGCAAATTCCGTGGCTGCTTGCATGTGAACGAGCCGGGCTGCGCGGTGCGGCAGGCGGTGGATGGAGGAGACATCCAGTCGTCCCGCTATGAGCATTACCTGCAATTTTTGCAGGAAATTAAAGAGAGAAAGCCGAGGTATTAG
- the rpe gene encoding ribulose-phosphate 3-epimerase produces MVKIAPSILSADFSRLGAEIQEVEQGGAEWLHVDVMDGHFVPNITIGPLVVQAIRPHTKLFMDVHLMIENADLYIPQFAKSGAEMITVHQEACTHLHRTIHLIKEQGVKAGVSLNPATPVSTLEHVLGDIGMVLLMSVNPGFGGQKFIPEVIKKVGQLKAMLIERGLENQVEIQIDGGINTETAPLVVAAGATCLVAGNAVFGKPDRGQAIAAIRDAANKAL; encoded by the coding sequence ATGGTAAAAATCGCGCCTTCGATTTTGTCGGCAGACTTTTCCCGCCTGGGAGCGGAGATTCAAGAAGTTGAACAGGGTGGAGCAGAGTGGCTGCATGTCGATGTGATGGATGGTCATTTCGTGCCAAATATTACGATTGGACCGCTTGTTGTGCAGGCAATTCGTCCGCATACGAAACTGTTTATGGATGTACATTTGATGATTGAAAATGCTGATCTGTACATTCCGCAGTTTGCCAAAAGTGGAGCCGAGATGATTACGGTGCATCAGGAAGCGTGCACGCACCTGCATCGCACGATCCATCTTATTAAAGAGCAGGGAGTAAAAGCGGGTGTGTCGCTTAATCCGGCTACGCCAGTATCAACGCTTGAACATGTGCTTGGGGATATTGGTATGGTATTGCTCATGTCTGTGAATCCGGGCTTTGGCGGACAGAAGTTCATTCCGGAAGTCATAAAGAAAGTCGGTCAGCTCAAAGCAATGCTTATCGAGCGCGGCCTTGAGAATCAAGTAGAAATCCAGATTGATGGCGGCATTAATACCGAGACAGCACCGCTTGTCGTTGCGGCGGGCGCAACATGTCTCGTAGCGGGTAATGCGGTATTTGGTAAGCCGGACCGTGGGCAGGCGATTGCAGCAATTCGCGATGCGGCGAATAAGGCGCTGTAG
- the spoVM gene encoding stage V sporulation protein SpoVM: MRFYTIKLPKFLGGLIRILLGGKK; this comes from the coding sequence ATGCGGTTTTATACCATTAAGCTGCCGAAATTTCTGGGGGGACTCATTCGTATACTTCTCGGCGGAAAAAAGTGA
- the rpmB gene encoding 50S ribosomal protein L28, whose product MARVCYVTGKRAKTGNKRSHSNRANKRSWGVNVQKVRILVDGKPKRVYVSTKALKSGLVTRV is encoded by the coding sequence ATGGCACGTGTATGTTATGTAACAGGTAAACGAGCTAAGACTGGTAACAAACGCAGTCACTCGAACCGTGCAAATAAACGCTCTTGGGGCGTTAACGTACAAAAAGTACGCATCCTGGTTGACGGAAAACCGAAGCGTGTGTACGTGAGCACAAAAGCTCTGAAATCCGGCTTAGTTACTCGCGTATAG
- a CDS encoding Asp23/Gls24 family envelope stress response protein: protein MGVQISTELGRIEIDSQVVATMAGAVAMECYGLVGMSSRRTMKDGIADILGRENLSRGVEVRQEEGRTVIDMYIIVSYGTKISEVAHSVQGRVTYALGQNLGLQVDDVNIYVQGVRGEKSS, encoded by the coding sequence ATGGGTGTTCAGATCAGCACAGAGCTCGGAAGAATTGAAATCGACAGTCAGGTTGTCGCGACAATGGCGGGCGCCGTGGCGATGGAGTGTTACGGTCTTGTTGGCATGTCTTCACGCCGGACGATGAAAGACGGAATTGCTGATATTCTCGGTCGCGAGAATTTGTCACGCGGTGTCGAAGTGCGGCAGGAAGAGGGCCGTACTGTAATTGATATGTATATTATCGTCAGCTACGGCACGAAAATCTCCGAGGTAGCGCACAGTGTGCAAGGTCGTGTGACATATGCGCTTGGGCAAAACCTTGGGTTGCAAGTAGATGATGTGAATATTTATGTGCAAGGTGTCCGTGGAGAAAAGAGCTCCTAA
- a CDS encoding DAK2 domain-containing protein gives MKSSTLTGQVLRHMYKAGAARLAQHAQQVDALNVFPVPDGDTGTNMNLTFTSGVAELEKSAEQTAEKVASVFSRGLLMGARGNSGVILSQLFRGIAKGLTGLVEADARQVADAFQQGVDMAYKAVMKPVEGTILTVAREAAAAARKAARGTVEEVVEALVAAGQRALDNTPNQLPVLKEVGVVDSGGQGLVYIYEGFLQALNEGITFEKRDVDNKPQAPSGAAIFGETHEEMHHVINPADIVYGYCTEFMVHLREMDGFRMEAFRDRISQYGDSLLVVADDDLIKVHIHAEEPGDVLSFAHKYGPLDRIKIENMRLQHEAVLRRQEVKQVTASSVFPDVVPPLDFVVEPEVARERYGIIAVASGAGIAEIFRSLGVGTIIEGGQTMNPSTEQFVQAIEASGASNVIILPNNKNIVMAAKQAAELVDIPVAVIPAVSVPQGMSAMLAFAPEAELAHNEAGMIEAVSLVKTGLVTYAVRDTKLDEIDIKEGDFIGIQDGEIVVAGVDMYEVATNLVTHMVEGDDELITVLYGSDPTEAKLDAWEKHIRETYSSYEVEMHEGGQPLYAFIIAVE, from the coding sequence GTGAAAAGCAGTACGCTGACGGGACAGGTTCTTCGTCATATGTATAAAGCAGGTGCAGCACGTTTGGCGCAGCACGCTCAACAAGTTGATGCATTAAATGTATTTCCGGTGCCGGATGGCGATACAGGAACGAATATGAACCTGACTTTTACGTCGGGGGTAGCAGAACTCGAGAAATCAGCCGAACAGACAGCCGAGAAAGTGGCGTCTGTATTTTCGCGCGGTCTTCTTATGGGGGCACGTGGCAACTCTGGTGTCATCTTGTCTCAGTTGTTCCGGGGGATTGCGAAGGGATTGACAGGTCTTGTGGAGGCGGATGCCCGTCAGGTGGCGGATGCGTTCCAGCAAGGTGTCGACATGGCGTACAAAGCCGTCATGAAGCCAGTGGAAGGAACGATTCTGACAGTTGCTCGCGAAGCAGCAGCAGCGGCACGTAAGGCAGCACGCGGCACGGTAGAAGAAGTAGTTGAAGCGCTTGTAGCTGCGGGACAGCGTGCGCTTGATAATACGCCGAATCAGCTTCCGGTACTCAAAGAAGTGGGCGTTGTCGATTCTGGCGGTCAGGGGCTTGTTTACATATATGAAGGCTTTTTGCAGGCGCTTAACGAAGGAATAACATTTGAGAAGCGAGACGTGGATAACAAGCCACAAGCTCCATCCGGGGCCGCTATATTTGGTGAGACACACGAAGAGATGCATCATGTCATCAATCCAGCAGATATTGTGTACGGATACTGCACCGAATTTATGGTACACCTGCGTGAGATGGATGGATTCCGTATGGAAGCATTCCGTGATCGTATCAGTCAGTACGGTGATTCTCTGCTTGTTGTAGCGGATGACGACTTGATCAAAGTTCACATTCATGCGGAAGAGCCGGGAGATGTACTTTCCTTCGCACACAAGTATGGCCCGCTTGATCGCATTAAAATCGAAAATATGCGTCTCCAGCACGAGGCTGTATTGCGCCGTCAGGAAGTAAAGCAGGTGACGGCATCGTCTGTTTTTCCGGATGTGGTACCGCCGCTTGATTTTGTGGTAGAGCCGGAGGTAGCGCGTGAACGATACGGCATTATCGCGGTTGCGAGCGGAGCGGGTATTGCTGAGATTTTCCGCAGTCTGGGCGTTGGTACGATTATTGAGGGTGGTCAGACAATGAACCCGAGTACCGAGCAGTTCGTGCAGGCGATTGAGGCGAGTGGCGCATCGAATGTGATTATTCTGCCGAATAATAAAAATATTGTGATGGCAGCGAAACAGGCCGCTGAGCTAGTCGATATTCCGGTTGCGGTCATTCCGGCGGTCAGTGTTCCGCAGGGCATGTCAGCGATGCTAGCGTTTGCGCCAGAGGCTGAGCTTGCTCATAATGAAGCCGGTATGATCGAAGCAGTGAGTCTTGTTAAGACGGGTCTTGTCACATATGCGGTGCGTGATACGAAGCTTGATGAGATTGACATCAAAGAAGGTGACTTCATCGGCATTCAGGACGGGGAGATCGTGGTAGCTGGAGTAGATATGTATGAAGTTGCAACGAATCTGGTGACTCATATGGTCGAGGGTGACGATGAGTTGATTACGGTTCTATACGGATCCGATCCGACGGAAGCGAAGCTCGATGCATGGGAGAAGCACATCCGTGAGACATACAGCTCGTATGAAGTAGAAATGCATGAAGGTGGACAGCCGCTGTATGCCTTTATTATTGCTGTTGAATAA